The genomic region ataaaaaaaatcatgcagAATTATCAACATAGAAATAAATGTATGTCTCGAATCTCCTTGCTAAGAGAGTATAGAGATTGGAGCATAACTTGATGTTGGCCAGTTATTCTGAAGTAAATGGTCTGGggtggggagagggaaagaaCTATCCAGGGGAAAAATAACAAATGTATTTCCCTATGAACACTGAATCTGTGAAGAATGTCTTAGGAAGCAATGGCTATCTTCTAAGGAGAAAAATGGTTTATCTGTGTGATTTACAAGCACTAAACAAACTCCAACTGTACAAACAGTAATTGGAAGCCTAACTGATTTTACATCACACAGTGCACAAATAAGCAGTTTAACATTAAAATCCACTGTTCCCATTAATGTGCTGAGTATAACTTGCAAGCCATGCAATGTTTTCAATCTAGTGGTAAAGAATAGATTTTGAGCACCCTCTCTGGGTCACTCAGTGCAGAATCAAGTGATTGCAAAACTCAGGAAGGAAAAGCCAAGGTTTTAGGAGTCTGTgagtttgttttggttgtttgttttaagaTCAACATGAAACCATTTAAATATAGACAGGAAAGACTTAAGCCACTGATCAACATAAATACGGAAGGCACAAACTGACAGATCTCTTGGTGACTCAAACTGGATCAGAGCTAGGCACATGAGTAAACTATATCAAATTAAAAAGCACAATACAGTCCTTGCACCTGCTTTATGCAGCTGTGGGCAGATGACAGTGTCTCAGTTTTGCATTTTGCATCATGAGTTCCATGCATTTTTGACCTTGTAGTCAAAGTACCTGGAGTTTTATCATTCTAGAATTACAACTGCAGACACTTCACAGAATGAGAGAAtagtctgggttggaagggcctTTAAAAGTGATCTAGTCCAAGCCTCCTGCAATGAGCAGGTACATCTTCAACCAGATCACACTGCTCAGAGCCCATGTGTGCTCAGAGCAACCTGACCAAAAAACAGTTCAATGTTTTGGGCTCAACAGCTCCGTACTTAGCTCAATGTATCTGTATTTTCAGCTCTATATAACTGCAAAAAGCATTAAACTGCAAGCAAAGACCACCCAAAGCCAACATAGGTGAGTGAATGGACCGCACTGAAATTTTCTTAGGACACCAGACTACCAAGAATCTCCACTACTATTATTCAAAAGacagtaattaaaaatacattgtttctattacacatatttatatagaaataattttcaacACTTAATCTGTACATTCAATAGCAGCAACAGAGAGTCTCCTAGGGTCCTCTGACAGATCTTGGTCACTGCCCCCAACACTGAGGCTGGAGGGGccctccagagcctcctgctcacagcagagtcaaagcccatttcaAAACAGGTTGCTCCAGAGGGTTTTTGGAAGCCTTCAATGCTGGAAAcaagctctgggcagcctttTCCAATGCTCTGTTATCCTAGGAATGAGTTTTTACTTCCAAACATGAAGTCAGAACCTCCCCTTTCAATCGGGCCCCTTCTGCTTCTggacaaaaccaaaccaagccaaaCCCAGGGAGCGGGAAGCGAATGGAAGCCGACGCCTACCGCTCTGCAGCCGGGAGTCATCCGAGGcctcctcccagggctgcccgTTAATGGTGACGTTCTCCCGCACCGCTGTCTCGAAGTTCTGCAAGGCACGGAGCAGACTGAGAATCCATCGGTGCATCCGTGaatccatccatctatccatccatccctcccgcAGGAAGAGCCCCCGGGGGCCACCCCGGGGCAAGCTGCCACTCACCCCGGCTGCCGAGCGCTGCCAGCGGGGCCCGCCGGGCCCTGTGCCGGCATGTTCCCgctcccattcccgttcccgcTCCCTCTCCCCGCTCACCCAGAGTGCGTCCGCCTCTgcggcggccccgccgggcTGTCCCTGCACCAGGGCCCGCACGAAAGGCGCGCACAGCTCCAGCACCGCGCCCAGCCCGCGCCGCGAGCAGCACCGCACGCGCGGGTCCCGCCGCGcctcccccggccccgcgcccgccgcctcGGGCTCCGGCGGCGCCTCCATTTCCCGCCCGGGACGCGGGGAAAATGCCGGCCCGGAAGCGGAACCCGCGGCCGCCCGGTGCCTTCCCGCCGGGCGCGGCATGGCGGGGCCGGTGGACTGTCACTGCCACCTGGCCGCGGCCTGCTTCCAGCCGGTGAGGCGCGGCgggccggcgggcgggcggccggggGGAGTGGGTGCCGGCGCGGCCCTGGGCTGAGGCGGTGCGTGTCTCTTGCAGGACGTGGCGGCCGTGGTGCGGGCGGCGGAGCAGGTGAGGCGGGGCGGCCTGAGGGGACCCTctgcccgcggccccgccggtCTCAGCGGGCCGGGGGTCTCTGTGTGCCGCAGGCGGCCGTGTCGGCGCTGGTGGTGGTGTCGGAGCAGGCGGGCGAGTTCCGGAGCGTCGTGGAGCTGTCCGAGAGGTGCGAGTTCGGCCGGGATCCCGCGCCCACCCGCGCCTTGGGGACTGACGGCGGATGCGCTGCCCCCCTCAGTCAGGCCGGCCCTTCTGGGCTTTAAACCTGCGCTCTCTGCGAGCTCCTGGCGTTAAACTTAGGGTCTCTGTGGTCTTTCACCCTCTCGCTATCTGTTCCGTGCCTAGATTCCCAGGGTTTGTCTTGCCATGCCTGGGAGTTCACCCCGTTCAAGAGATTTCTCCAGAGGAGCAGCGCAGTGTTACTTTGAAGGTAAAACGCGGCCTCTAAAATACTGCTGGAACTTTTCAGGACAGACGACAGGATGCTCCGGTCTGCCTGATTTACCTTCGGCTCTGCCCAGTGGTTTTTCTGCCCTCTGTCATGCAAGGAGACCCAGTGGACCAAATCCCAGGCTCTCTCAGCATATCCATTTGTCCCTGTTAGCCTTTAAAGCAGAATTGTTATCTGGAGTCATCTGGCTGTATTACTGCAGTGAAATGGTTTTAGAAATCCCAAGTGTGCTTTGCTTACAGCAAACAAAATGTGCAGATGTTCCTTTGTTAACATGGGAACTGGAAGGCAACTGTTTGTGGCCTTATCCTAAAAATCTCAGGGAGCTGTCTGCAGCTATTTAATGTTACTAAGTTATTTTTGGGCCTTGTTTTAATTACCTCTGCTGCTATTGTGAAAAGTTAGCTCAGGACTATTTAGAATAAGGTTTTGagttatatatatacatattaatatatatatagagatagATACAGATATAGATACAGAATGTAATAATAATGTGTAATGAAGATAGGAAATGAAATGGTTATTACGTGAAGAAGATAAATCCTTCAGACTTCTAAAATCTGATGGCACAGCTCACAGTAATGGCAAGTTGTGAAGTACAGAATTTCAGAACAGCGAAGGAAATACCAATTTTATCATAATGCTCATAATGTTCATAACCCTTTCCTCTTGTAAGGGCAGTGAGAGTTGCATCTTTTATTCTTGCAGGATCTGGATGCTGCGCTGCCTCTTATAGAACTTTACAAAGACAAATTGGTGGGGATTGGAGAAGTGAGTGGAATTCTATAACTTGTTTAAatctctccagcagcagctgtcacTGGAATTACAAAAACTGAGTCAATGCTTGTTTTTCTGCATGTGATAAGAATTGCTATCAGCCTGAACAAGCACTAAGTCTGATTGGCAGTTCTCTTAATGTGCTTTCCTTTATAGCTTTGGTtgattccttcttttcctttgttaTTGCTATTAGAAAATAGATGGAATTTATGCTGCTGGAGTTGTTGGAAGATTACATACTTATGCTCTCTCATGTTATACCCAAAGGCAGGTCCttcctgcctttttctctgACAAAGTTAGTCTAAGCTGTGATTTCAGTACAGCACAGTAACTTGTACAGTTCTTTTATTTAATCTTTCATCTATCTGTATCCATCTGTTGTCTACTGTCTTACATTTGTTTATAAATGAATTGAGGCTTTAGGATGGAGTCTGCCTCGATTTGTGTGTTAGTACCAGAGGGACTTACATCTGGTTCTGCACTGGCTACAGAAAAAGCAGGTTTTGGCAGAGTTTTGTAGCTAAATTTGCCATGTTGTACTGTATATGAAGAATTTCTCTTCATCTAACTGTGAATGGGACTGCTTTGACAAACATTTGAACATGTTTACATCAAAAAAGTATAGAATTAATGGGTAATTTTTGCTAGAGATTGGATTAAAGCTATGGGTTCAGGTCAGAAATTTTGCCTATACTGGAGATCCATATTTGAGACTTAATCTGACATAATATTCAATAGAATGTAAACCCCCAGAAAACCAGTTACAGACTAAAATGTTAAATACCCTTGTTAGTAGCTGTCTACCCACAAATGTTTTCATTGTTGAAAAGCTTATGGTTGAGAATGCATTCTTTTAATTtaagctgcagctgagctcattTTAATTGCAGTCTCTATTcatattttgaaatgttttgcaGTTTTGAATCATGGTATGCCTTTGTATGTCTAATTATGGTTTTGTTAAGTGTTAGGTCTGTAAaacttttcccttctcttcttGTACTGTAGGTTGGACTAGATTTCACTCCCAGATTTGCCAGCACCGATGAACAGAAGGAAGGACAAAGACAGGTTTTGATCAAGCAGATTGAGCTGGCAAGAAGACTGGATTTGCCACTGTAGGTTTTGTTTATACCAGGAGGATTTGCCAGGTCTCAGTAACATGTTGAAATACTTCCCAGGATTTATGGTTATTAAGTGCCCACAGAACTTTCCTTAGATGGATTAAACTGGCATAAGTGTCCTGTCAGTCTCCAGTTTGAGACGTAATTGTAGAATTTTCCTTATGTTTGCACTTCTGTACAGACACCTTATGTTCCCTGTCCGTGCTATGTTGTTCCTATATCTTCACTAGCTGAAAGGATTAATAAATACATCCTTGGGTCTTTTTCTTGATAAAAGTTATAGTATAGATTCATTATTTTCATCCCAAGATACTGTTTGTTTGTATTTGCAAGAATAGGGTATTTGGCTAAATTTCCTAATGCTAGGCCTCTCCTTGCTGTGCAGAAATGTTCATTCCCGCTCAGCTGGAAGACCAACCATTAATCTCTTGAAGGAACAAGGTATGCTTTGAATGCCTTTCCTCTGCCATGGCTTTGGCCAACAGGATTTCTCCAGTTGTGCCACGTCCTGACATCAGTTTGTGTGTGTTTAACTCAGgagtgtgaaaaacaccaatcacttgtttttaaaattttaaaagtttaatagtaataaaatggttataaaaatagtaatacaattagagtaataataatttgggcaatttgaattaggacaatataagacaatagaaacaaagagttatggacgtccaggtacctttttctgggaaggacacccgttaacagaggattaacccttaaaagcaatagcctgttgcatgttcatacatctcatacatgatgcataaattccattcaaatacaggattctgtctggtcatcgtcaacttcttcctccgaatcctaacagtgcctttgaggcaggaagaagttcgtttcttctgataatggggcaataaattctctttctctgaaagatttaggtgtcctgtgtcTGCTATCTGGTGCGAGtcctttccttaaaaaaagtatcttatatagcatagtttctattttaacaatttttataacctaaaactatatttaacacactacttaagagaattaatacagcataactttctaacataacacatataatattcattttatatttgtgaaaagccaatcataaaatatgcatttttcacaggagCAATAGTGCAGAGTTTCTGTGTTAATTCTGTATGGGACCAAGGTCCCACTGGAAGCTGGCATGACAGCCCTGTGTAACCCTGCTGATGAATGTGGTTTGCTTTGTTTCTCCAAGGTGCTACCAAGGTGTTGCTCCATGCCTTTGATGGGAAGCCATCTGTAGCCATGGAAGGGGTGAGAGCTGGATACTACTTCTCCATTCCTCCTTCCATTGTAAGGAGTGAACAGGTAATGTTTTGTTCCAGCTGGGATCTGCTCCTTCTCCATGCATTGCACATTTTTACTTTGGCTGAATTTCTGCCTGGGGCTTTTGCCTTAGCTGGACTTTGGAGGGGGAATTCTGGCTAAAACAGCTCAGCTGTTCCTGAGAAACAAGGgggatttttctcattttattgcAGTTTCCGGTGAACTCTTCTTCAGAAGATTCTGTTACTGGACTGTTTTACAGCAGGGACACGTCATGTAGAGAAGGAGTAGTTTTTGTGACAGGATTGCTTTCTGTGATA from Agelaius phoeniceus isolate bAgePho1 chromosome 3, bAgePho1.hap1, whole genome shotgun sequence harbors:
- the TATDN3 gene encoding deoxyribonuclease TATDN3 isoform X3, yielding MVTFSRTAVSKFCKARSRLRIHRCIRESIHLSIHPSRRKSPRGPPRGKLPLTPAAERCQRGPPGPVPACSRSHSRSRSLSPLTQSASASAAAPPGCPCTRARTKGAHSSSTAPSPRREQHRTRGSRRASPGPAPAASGSGGASISRPGRGENAGPEAEPAAARCLPAGRGMAGPVDCHCHLAAACFQPDVAAVVRAAEQAAVSALVVVSEQAGEFRSVVELSERFPGFVLPCLGVHPVQEISPEEQRSVTLKDLDAALPLIELYKDKLVGIGEVGLDFTPRFASTDEQKEGQRQVLIKQIELARRLDLPLNVHSRSAGRPTINLLKEQGATKVLLHAFDGKPSVAMEGVRAGYYFSIPPSIVRSEQKLVKQLPLENMCLETDSPALGPEKQVRNEPKNIYIAAEYIAKIKGIPVGEVIEVTTQNALKVFPKLQHFIRI
- the TATDN3 gene encoding deoxyribonuclease TATDN3 isoform X1; translation: MVTFSRTAVSKFCKARSRLRIHRCIRESIHLSIHPSRRKSPRGPPRGKLPLTPAAERCQRGPPGPVPACSRSHSRSRSLSPLTQSASASAAAPPGCPCTRARTKGAHSSSTAPSPRREQHRTRGSRRASPGPAPAASGSGGASISRPGRGENAGPEAEPAAARCLPAGRGMAGPVDCHCHLAAACFQPDVAAVVRAAEQAAVSALVVVSEQAGEFRSVVELSERFPGFVLPCLGVHPVQEISPEEQRSVTLKDLDAALPLIELYKDKLVGIGEVGLDFTPRFASTDEQKEGQRQVLIKQIELARRLDLPLNVHSRSAGRPTINLLKEQGATKVLLHAFDGKPSVAMEGVRAGYYFSIPPSIVRSEQKQKLVKQLPLENMCLETDSPALGPEKQVRNEPKNIYIAAEYIAKIKGIPVGEVIEVTTQNALKVFPKLQHFIRI
- the TATDN3 gene encoding deoxyribonuclease TATDN3 isoform X2, which produces MVTFSRTAVSKFCKARSRLRIHRCIRESIHLSIHPSRRKSPRGPPRGKLPLTPAAERCQRGPPGPVPACSRSHSRSRSLSPLTQSASASAAAPPGCPCTRARTKGAHSSSTAPSPRREQHRTRGSRRASPGPAPAASGSGGASISRPGRGENAGPEAEPAAARCLPAGRGMAGPVDCHCHLAAACFQPDVAAVVRAAEQAAVSALVVVSEQAGEFRSVVELSERFPGFVLPCLGVHPVQEISPEEQRSVTLKDLDAALPLIELYKDKLVGIGEVGLDFTPRFASTDEQKEGQRQVLIKQIELARRLDLPLNVHSRSAGRPTINLLKEQGATKVLLHAFDGKPSVAMEGVRAGYYFSIPPSIVRSEQQKLVKQLPLENMCLETDSPALGPEKQVRNEPKNIYIAAEYIAKIKGIPVGEVIEVTTQNALKVFPKLQHFIRI